A window of the Lactuca sativa cultivar Salinas chromosome 7, Lsat_Salinas_v11, whole genome shotgun sequence genome harbors these coding sequences:
- the LOC111879574 gene encoding protein GLUTAMINE DUMPER 3 gives MAVQATTSTAPSSPPAAFHYSPWHSPVPYLFGGLAAMLGLIAFALMILACSYWKLSAELENSEDVDRDLESGNSDGDSKPENYKVPPVFEEKYLVIMAGQENPTFLATPVSSRATSFGSSSCRSSSTENTSTSEMEMMEEKEKQGRSTEEVEVGIIGNHESSDQAS, from the coding sequence ATGGCAGTTCAAGCCACCACTTCAACAGCGCCATCATCACCGCCGGCAGCCTTTCACTACTCACCATGGCACTCACCGGTACCGTATCTCTTCGGAGGCCTTGCTGCCATGCTGGGTCTCATTGCTTTCGCTCTCATGATTCTCGCCTGCTCTTACTGGAAACTCTCCGCCGAACTGGAGAACAGCGAGGACGTTGACAGAGATCtagagtccggtaactcagacgGCGATTCTAAACCGGAGAATTACAAGGTACCGCCTGTTTTTGAAGAGAAATATCTTGTAATCATGGCCGGACAGGAGAACCCGACGTTTCTGGCAACACCCGTTTCGAGTAGAGCTACGTCGTTTGGTAGCAGTAGTTGCCGGAGCAGTTCAACGGAGAATACGTCGACGTCGGAGATGGAAATGATGGAGGAGAAGGAGAAACAGGGGAGGAGTACTGAGGAGGTAGAAGTGGGTATCATTGGGAATCATGAGTCCTCAGATCAGGCCTCTTGA